In Chitinivorax sp. PXF-14, a single window of DNA contains:
- a CDS encoding response regulator transcription factor, with protein sequence MKLLLVEDDRMIGESIVSALEDEGFALTWHTRGDAADAELQARGFDLVLLDLGLPGSDGIEVLRALRGRRDSTPLLVITARDTVQQRVQGLDAGADDYLVKPFDLDELGARIRALLRRAGGQRAMSYRRGPLYLNTLRREALLDSELVVLSAREWALVEALIAWPGAILSKAQLEQHLYGGLPDVESNAVEVYIHGIRKKLGQDFIVNVRGVGYMAAKP encoded by the coding sequence ATGAAACTGCTGCTAGTCGAAGACGACCGGATGATAGGCGAGAGCATCGTCAGCGCACTCGAAGACGAAGGCTTCGCGCTGACCTGGCACACCCGCGGCGACGCGGCCGACGCCGAGCTGCAGGCGCGCGGCTTCGATCTGGTGCTGCTCGATCTGGGCCTGCCCGGCAGCGATGGCATCGAGGTGCTGCGCGCCCTGCGCGGCCGGCGCGACAGCACGCCGTTACTGGTGATCACCGCGCGCGACACGGTGCAGCAACGGGTGCAGGGGCTCGACGCCGGAGCCGACGATTACCTTGTCAAACCCTTCGATCTCGACGAACTCGGCGCACGCATCCGAGCGCTCTTGCGGCGTGCCGGCGGCCAGCGCGCAATGAGCTACCGCCGCGGCCCGCTCTACCTCAACACGCTGCGGCGCGAGGCCCTGCTCGACAGCGAGCTGGTGGTGCTGTCGGCGCGCGAATGGGCGCTCGTCGAAGCGCTGATCGCCTGGCCCGGCGCCATCCTCTCCAAGGCCCAGCTCGAACAGCACCTGTACGGCGGCCTGCCCGACGTCGAGAGCAATGCGGTCGAGGTCTACATCCACGGCATCCGCAAGAAGCTGGGGCAGGATTTCATCGTCAACGTGCGCGGCGTCGGCTACATGGCGGCCAAGCCATGA
- a CDS encoding ATP-binding protein, producing MTRMMASLRIRLLVLLGVLILASASAQFITAFQSSLSAADKLFDYHMQQMALALQDSAFDTLQLNAEEGGNNFDFVIQIWSDDGVKVYQSRPHRTLPEQSVIGYSNVMLFNGEWRVYAVHTHHRVIQVAQQLQARRDRAIGIALRSLWPIWLGSALLLMAAWWVVTAALKPLARVQAELSERSPDSLEPVSTAALPREIKPLVAEINQLLARVGDSLARQQRFLADAAHELRSPLTALKLQVQLLARAKDDAARTQAQERLVSGTERAVRLTEQLLQLARQDAATALPQAAGTALIEGAALALADTATLAASKQVAVSSELDPAARVTGNADALAVLVRNLLDNAIRYTPAGGSVALRVALGAGHAVLTLDDSGPGIARDEHARIFDRFYRPAGTVEPGSGLGLAIVKAIADRHGAALTLGQSPLGGLRVAVSFPPAPNSPR from the coding sequence ATGACGCGCATGATGGCCTCGCTGCGCATCCGCCTGCTGGTGTTGCTGGGCGTGCTGATCCTGGCGTCGGCCTCGGCGCAGTTCATCACCGCGTTCCAGTCCTCGCTGAGCGCCGCCGACAAACTGTTCGACTACCACATGCAGCAGATGGCGCTGGCGCTGCAGGACAGCGCCTTCGACACGCTACAGCTCAACGCCGAGGAAGGCGGCAACAACTTCGATTTCGTGATCCAGATCTGGAGTGACGACGGCGTCAAGGTCTACCAGTCGCGCCCGCACCGCACGCTGCCCGAGCAATCGGTGATCGGTTATTCGAACGTCATGCTGTTCAACGGCGAATGGCGCGTCTACGCCGTGCACACGCATCATCGCGTCATCCAGGTGGCGCAGCAGCTGCAGGCCCGGCGTGACCGCGCGATCGGCATCGCGCTGCGCTCGCTGTGGCCGATCTGGCTCGGCTCGGCGCTGCTGCTGATGGCCGCCTGGTGGGTGGTGACCGCCGCGCTGAAGCCGCTCGCGCGGGTGCAGGCCGAGCTCAGCGAGCGCAGCCCCGACTCGCTCGAACCGGTCAGCACAGCCGCGCTGCCGCGCGAGATCAAGCCGCTGGTGGCCGAGATCAACCAGCTGCTGGCACGCGTGGGCGATTCGCTGGCGCGGCAGCAGCGCTTTCTGGCCGATGCCGCGCACGAGCTGCGCTCACCGCTGACAGCGCTGAAACTACAGGTGCAGCTGTTGGCGCGCGCCAAGGACGATGCCGCCCGCACCCAGGCGCAGGAACGCCTGGTCAGCGGCACCGAGCGCGCCGTACGGCTGACCGAGCAACTGCTGCAACTCGCGCGCCAGGATGCCGCCACGGCCCTGCCGCAGGCCGCCGGTACTGCGCTCATCGAGGGCGCTGCACTGGCGCTGGCCGACACCGCCACGCTGGCCGCCAGCAAGCAGGTGGCGGTGTCGAGCGAGCTCGACCCGGCCGCGCGCGTCACCGGCAATGCCGACGCGCTGGCGGTGCTGGTGCGCAATCTGCTCGACAACGCCATCCGCTATACCCCGGCGGGTGGCAGCGTAGCGCTGCGCGTCGCGCTCGGTGCCGGCCATGCCGTGCTGACACTCGACGACAGCGGCCCTGGCATCGCCCGCGACGAGCACGCGCGTATCTTCGACCGCTTCTACCGCCCGGCCGGCACGGTCGAGCCCGGCAGCGGGCTCGGGCTCGCCATCGTCAAGGCCATCGCGGATCGCCACGGCGCCGCGTTGACACTGGGCCAGTCGCCGCTGGGTGGCCTGCGGGTGGCAGTCAGCTTTCCGCCTGCGCCCAATTCACCGCGCTGA
- a CDS encoding PDZ domain-containing protein → MPNRRWAIALGAALTAAVGPVVCIQLLGIDWRALIEHPPAEKPAMHDEHLTALTQWGLVLRETAGPDGVRLLVHSVSGPARLAGVQPGDVLRRVNGRTVASAADVMERLGGPPAIAAILVQRRDDEVFIPLRAD, encoded by the coding sequence ATGCCGAACCGTCGCTGGGCGATCGCCTTGGGCGCCGCCCTCACGGCGGCAGTCGGGCCCGTGGTCTGTATCCAGCTGCTCGGTATCGACTGGCGTGCGCTGATCGAACACCCACCGGCAGAAAAACCAGCCATGCACGACGAGCACCTGACCGCACTCACGCAATGGGGCCTGGTGCTGCGCGAAACGGCCGGCCCCGACGGGGTGCGCCTGCTCGTGCACAGCGTATCGGGCCCGGCGCGCCTGGCCGGGGTTCAGCCGGGCGACGTGTTGAGGCGCGTCAACGGCCGCACCGTGGCCTCGGCTGCCGATGTGATGGAGCGGCTTGGCGGGCCTCCCGCCATCGCGGCCATCCTGGTGCAGCGGCGGGACGACGAGGTGTTCATTCCACTCCGCGCAGACTAG